The Sphaeramia orbicularis chromosome 18, fSphaOr1.1, whole genome shotgun sequence genome contains a region encoding:
- the LOC115439066 gene encoding diamine acetyltransferase 2-like: MDFSIRAANVEDCKDIARMITELAEYEKVTDQVKITQRDLEQDGFSKNPFFHGIIAEVPEQHKSKEGHMKIGYALYFFSYSSWMGRAVFMEDLYVMPEYRGKGIGKALMSKVAQLGLAAGCHQLNFTVLDWNKSSVDFYLHQGCTDVTTDMGYHYMSCKGEAMEHLAQP; this comes from the exons ATGGACTTCTCTATCCGCGCGGCCAACGTGGAGGACTGCAAGGACATCGCGCGGATGATCACG GAACTGGCTGAATATGAGAAAGTCACAGACCAAGTGAAAATCACTCAGAgag acttgGAGCAGGACGGCTTCTCCAAAAACCCGTTCTTCCACGGAATCATCGCTGAGGTTCCGGAGCAGCACAAATCCAAAGAAG GTCATATGAAGATCGGATACGCACTTTACTTCTTCTCGTACAGCAGCTGGATGGGCAGGGCTGTTTTCATGGAGGATCTGTACGTCATGCCTGAGTACAGAG GAAAAGGCATCGGAAAAGCACTGATGAGTAAAGTAGCCCAG TTGGGTCTGGCCGCCGGCTGCCACCAGCTCAACTTCACCGTCCTGGACTGGAACAAATCGTCTGTGGACTTCTACCTCCACCAGGGCTGCACCGACGTCACCACCGACATGGGCTACCACTACATGAGCTGCAAAGGGGAGGCCATGGAGCACCTGGCCCAGCCCTGA